A genome region from Cronobacter turicensis z3032 includes the following:
- the pcoD gene encoding Copper resistance protein D, with product MNDLIMIVIRFLLYLDLMVIFGLPFFQIYGISGVRHETYNLTNFRSFITFAVVTGIILTGINMLLVSNAMSGVTDLRELSIHVIEMVIEETDVGISWIVRLCALFTTLGALFLYTNKRVLSCLLMTMSGGVALATLAWGGHAVMHDGLHYYLHLLSDLTHLGAAGAWTGALVAFAILLMRRNEHNAQSVIVISDSLAKFATAGTVIVVALILSALVNYLYIAEGNLTPLFNSSWGRILLAKTALFVLMLLLAAANRFHLGPRLEVMVREGNYDRSVALMRNSILTEFVVAIIILGAVAWLGMLAPSQVS from the coding sequence ATGAACGACCTGATTATGATTGTTATTCGTTTTCTTCTTTATTTGGATTTGATGGTAATATTTGGATTGCCATTTTTTCAGATATATGGAATAAGCGGTGTCAGACATGAAACCTATAACCTGACTAATTTCAGGTCGTTTATAACCTTTGCTGTTGTTACAGGCATCATTCTTACTGGCATTAATATGCTCCTGGTATCTAATGCCATGAGTGGAGTAACTGACCTCAGAGAATTATCCATCCATGTTATCGAGATGGTGATAGAAGAAACTGATGTGGGTATTAGCTGGATTGTCAGGCTCTGTGCCCTGTTTACCACACTCGGTGCTTTGTTCCTTTACACTAATAAGAGAGTATTGTCCTGCCTGCTGATGACGATGAGTGGGGGCGTGGCGCTGGCTACACTTGCCTGGGGAGGACACGCCGTTATGCATGACGGTCTGCATTACTATCTCCATTTACTGAGCGATCTGACCCATCTCGGCGCTGCAGGTGCCTGGACAGGTGCTCTGGTTGCATTTGCTATCCTGCTGATGCGCAGAAACGAGCATAATGCACAGAGCGTCATTGTGATATCTGACTCCCTGGCAAAATTTGCCACGGCAGGAACGGTGATTGTTGTAGCCCTGATCCTGAGTGCGCTGGTCAACTATCTGTATATTGCTGAGGGTAACTTAACTCCCTTATTCAACAGTTCCTGGGGGAGGATATTGCTTGCCAAGACGGCTCTGTTTGTTCTGATGCTTCTTCTGGCTGCAGCAAACCGGTTTCACCTGGGTCCCCGGCTTGAAGTTATGGTCAGGGAAGGGAATTATGATCGCAGCGTTGCCCTGATGCGAAACAGCATCCTGACAGAATTCGTTGTTGCGATTATCATTCTGGGCGCCGTAGCGTGGCTCGGAATGCTTGCTCCGTCTCAGGTCAGCTAG
- the pcoC gene encoding Copper resistance protein C → MSILNKAILAGGLVMGVAFSAMAHPELKSSVPQADSAVAAPEKIQLNFSENLTVKFSGAKLTMTGMKGMSSHSPMPVAAKVAPGADPKSMVIIPREPLPAGTYRVDWRAVSSDTHPITGNYTFTVK, encoded by the coding sequence ATGTCGATTTTAAATAAAGCCATTCTTGCAGGTGGCCTCGTTATGGGCGTTGCTTTCTCTGCTATGGCCCATCCGGAATTAAAAAGCTCTGTGCCACAGGCTGATTCAGCCGTAGCGGCCCCGGAAAAGATTCAGCTTAATTTCTCGGAAAATCTGACCGTGAAATTCTCAGGTGCAAAATTAACGATGACGGGTATGAAAGGCATGTCATCACATTCTCCGATGCCGGTCGCGGCAAAAGTGGCGCCAGGCGCTGACCCTAAATCGATGGTCATTATTCCGCGAGAGCCTTTACCCGCTGGCACTTATCGTGTTGACTGGCGCGCGGTTTCTTCAGATACGCACCCTATTACCGGTAATTACACCTTTACAGTGAAGTAA
- the pcoB gene encoding Copper resistance protein B encodes MRMKRNLKAIPVLVAGLFTSQLSIAAGSVSADPHAGHDMSAMQMPADENFTEMTSMEPIVTESRTPIPPVTDADRKAAFGNLQGHAIHDSAINYLVLLDQLEWQRSDNTNNFSWSVNSWIGGDTDRIWLKSEGERSNGETEAAEAQLLWGHAVGPWWDLVAGVRQDFRPASARTWAAVGFQGLALYNFESEITGFVSNGGKAALRLGGEYDVLLTNRLILQPSYEVNFYSQDDESRGRGRGLTDTELGLRLRYEIRREFAPYIGVSWNQLYGKTSDMAKREGEKDHQVVFLAGARIWF; translated from the coding sequence ATGCGAATGAAGAGAAATTTGAAGGCCATACCTGTTCTGGTCGCCGGTTTGTTTACCTCACAGCTTTCTATTGCGGCGGGCTCCGTCTCTGCAGATCCCCACGCCGGGCACGACATGTCTGCCATGCAGATGCCAGCAGATGAGAATTTCACTGAGATGACGTCAATGGAGCCCATTGTAACTGAGAGCAGAACGCCAATTCCGCCTGTTACCGATGCCGACCGGAAGGCTGCATTCGGCAATTTACAGGGGCATGCGATTCACGACAGTGCGATTAATTATCTGGTTCTGCTGGATCAACTGGAATGGCAACGGTCGGATAACACCAACAATTTCAGCTGGAGTGTTAACAGCTGGATTGGAGGCGACACAGATCGGATTTGGCTAAAGAGTGAAGGTGAACGAAGCAATGGGGAAACGGAGGCGGCTGAAGCGCAGTTACTCTGGGGACATGCGGTTGGCCCATGGTGGGATTTGGTTGCGGGTGTCAGGCAGGATTTCAGACCTGCTTCTGCCCGGACCTGGGCTGCTGTCGGTTTTCAGGGGCTGGCACTCTATAATTTTGAGTCTGAAATTACGGGTTTTGTCAGTAATGGCGGAAAAGCAGCCCTTCGTCTGGGAGGAGAATACGACGTTTTACTGACTAACCGGCTCATACTCCAGCCATCCTATGAGGTGAATTTCTACAGTCAGGATGATGAATCGCGGGGTCGCGGCAGGGGACTGACTGACACAGAGCTGGGGCTCCGGCTGCGCTATGAAATACGCCGTGAGTTTGCACCCTATATAGGCGTTTCCTGGAATCAACTTTACGGGAAAACATCCGATATGGCGAAAAGAGAAGGTGAGAAAGACCATCAGGTAGTATTCCTGGCGGGAGCCAGAATCTGGTTTTAA
- the pcoA gene encoding Copper resistance protein A, with protein MRMLLKTSRRTFLKGLTLSGVAGSLGVWSFNARSSLSLPVAASLQGTQFDLTIGETAVNITGSERQAKTINGGLPGPVLRWKEGDTITLKVKNRLNEQTSIHWHGIILPANMDGVPGLSFMGIEPDDTYVYTFKVKQNGTYWYHSHSGLQEQEGVYGAIIIDAREPEPFAYDREHVVMLSDWTDENPHSLLKKLKKQSDYYNFNKPTVGSFFRDVNTRGLSATIADRKMWAEMKMNPTDLADVSGYTYTYLMNGQAPLKNWTGLFRPGEKIRLRFINGSAMTYFDIRIPGLKMTVVAADGQYVNPVTVDEFRIAVAETYDVIVEPQGEAYTIFAQSMDRTGYARGTLATREGLSAAVPPSIPVLC; from the coding sequence ATGCGCATGCTGTTGAAAACGTCTCGACGAACTTTCCTGAAGGGGTTAACCCTCTCTGGCGTAGCCGGAAGTCTTGGCGTATGGAGTTTCAATGCGCGTTCCAGTCTGAGCCTGCCAGTTGCCGCATCCCTGCAGGGTACTCAGTTTGACCTGACCATTGGTGAAACGGCCGTCAATATCACGGGCAGTGAGCGTCAGGCCAAAACAATCAATGGAGGCCTGCCGGGGCCCGTTCTTCGCTGGAAAGAAGGTGACACCATTACCCTGAAGGTCAAAAACCGTCTTAATGAACAGACGTCCATTCACTGGCACGGCATTATTCTTCCGGCCAATATGGATGGTGTTCCGGGGCTGAGTTTTATGGGCATAGAGCCTGATGATACCTACGTTTACACCTTTAAGGTTAAGCAGAACGGGACTTACTGGTACCACAGCCATTCCGGTCTGCAGGAACAGGAGGGGGTATACGGTGCCATTATCATCGATGCCAGGGAGCCAGAACCGTTTGCTTACGATCGTGAGCATGTGGTCATGTTGTCTGACTGGACCGATGAAAATCCTCACAGCCTGCTGAAAAAATTAAAAAAACAGTCGGATTACTACAATTTCAATAAACCAACCGTTGGCTCTTTTTTCCGCGACGTGAATACCAGGGGGCTGTCAGCCACCATTGCCGATCGGAAAATGTGGGCTGAAATGAAAATGAATCCGACTGACCTCGCGGATGTCAGTGGCTACACCTACACCTATCTCATGAACGGGCAGGCCCCGCTGAAAAACTGGACCGGACTGTTCCGTCCCGGTGAAAAGATACGCTTACGGTTTATCAACGGCTCGGCAATGACCTATTTCGATATCCGTATCCCCGGGCTGAAAATGACGGTCGTGGCTGCAGATGGCCAGTATGTAAACCCGGTTACCGTTGACGAATTCAGGATTGCCGTTGCCGAAACCTATGATGTCATTGTGGAGCCTCAGGGTGAGGCCTATACCATCTTCGCACAATCCATGGACAGGACCGGTTACGCTCGAGGGACACTGGCCACGAGAGAGGGGTTAAGTGCTGCCGTTCCCCCCTCGATCCCCGTCCTCTGTTGA
- the silP gene encoding Putative cation-transporting P-type ATPase: MCGMVILPDKAHSSIRYQDHQLYFCSASCESKFKAHPDHYFTEDASEHHHHHDHHEVSPDKIKQSHRQAEKEISEGVWTCPMHPEIRRSGPGSCPVCGMALEPLVATASTGTSDELRDMTRRFWLGLLLAFPVLILEMGSHLFPALRNTVPPQYNTWLQLLLASPVVLWCGWPFFARAGMSLRNRSLNMFTLVAMGTGVAWVYSVIATVFPSWFPASFRNMDGLVAIYFEAAAVITVLVLLGQVLELRAREQTSGAITALLNLAPKTARRLDQDGHETDINAEDVLPGDKLRIRPGESIPVDGIVVEGKTTVDESMVTGESMPVTKTEGDPVIGGTINQTGSLIIRAEKVGDETMLSRIVQMVADAQRSRAPIQRMADSVSGWFVPLVILIAVVAFMIWSVWGPEPRMAHGLIAAVSVLIIACPCALGLATPMSIMVGVGKGAQAGVLIKNAEALERLEKVDTLVVDKTGTLTEGSPTVTGIISLNPGGETSLLRVTAAVEKGSQHPLGMAVVKAAQEKGIAIPAVTHFNAPSGKGVSGDVEGQRVVIGNELAMQENSIVIDNQKAVADTLRMEGATVIYVATDGHLAGLIAISDPVKATTPDALKALRQAGIRIVMLTGDNQLTAEAVARKLGIDEVEAGILPDGKKAVITRLKASGHVVAMAGDGVNDAPALAAADVGIAMGTGTDVAIESAGVTLLKGDLMILNRARHLSEITMKNIRQNLFFAFIYNALGVPVAAGLLYPVYGILLSPVIAAAAMALSSVSVIVNALRLKSVRLGK, encoded by the coding sequence GTGTGCGGGATGGTCATCCTGCCTGACAAGGCGCACAGCAGCATTCGATACCAGGACCATCAGCTTTATTTCTGCTCCGCCAGCTGTGAGAGCAAATTTAAAGCCCATCCCGATCATTATTTTACCGAAGATGCCAGTGAACATCACCATCACCACGACCACCATGAAGTCAGCCCTGATAAGATAAAACAGTCTCACCGCCAGGCGGAGAAAGAGATTTCTGAAGGTGTGTGGACATGTCCGATGCATCCGGAGATACGCCGTAGTGGTCCCGGAAGCTGTCCTGTCTGTGGAATGGCACTGGAGCCGCTCGTAGCTACGGCATCCACGGGGACGAGTGATGAACTTCGCGACATGACAAGACGCTTCTGGCTGGGGTTGTTGCTGGCGTTTCCGGTTCTGATACTCGAAATGGGTTCTCATCTGTTTCCCGCTTTGAGGAATACAGTACCGCCACAGTACAACACATGGCTGCAGTTACTTCTGGCCTCTCCTGTCGTTTTGTGGTGTGGCTGGCCATTCTTCGCCCGGGCCGGAATGTCGTTACGTAACCGCTCCCTGAATATGTTTACCCTTGTTGCAATGGGGACCGGCGTAGCCTGGGTTTACAGCGTCATTGCAACCGTCTTCCCCTCCTGGTTTCCTGCATCGTTCAGAAACATGGATGGCCTGGTGGCCATTTATTTTGAAGCCGCAGCTGTTATTACGGTGCTTGTTCTGCTGGGACAGGTCCTTGAATTGCGGGCAAGGGAACAAACCTCAGGTGCCATTACTGCGCTTCTTAACCTTGCCCCCAAAACCGCCAGGCGGCTGGATCAAGACGGTCATGAAACGGATATTAATGCGGAAGATGTCCTGCCTGGCGATAAGCTCCGCATCAGACCTGGAGAGAGTATTCCGGTCGACGGTATCGTGGTCGAAGGCAAAACAACCGTTGATGAATCGATGGTGACCGGGGAATCTATGCCTGTTACCAAAACGGAGGGTGACCCTGTCATCGGGGGGACCATTAATCAGACAGGTAGTCTTATCATCCGTGCAGAGAAAGTCGGTGATGAAACGATGCTCTCACGAATTGTTCAGATGGTCGCTGATGCACAGCGTTCGCGGGCCCCCATCCAGAGAATGGCTGACAGCGTTTCAGGCTGGTTTGTTCCTCTGGTGATACTTATCGCGGTTGTTGCTTTCATGATCTGGTCTGTCTGGGGGCCCGAGCCCAGGATGGCGCACGGTCTCATTGCGGCTGTGTCGGTCCTGATTATTGCCTGTCCCTGCGCGCTGGGGCTGGCCACGCCGATGTCGATAATGGTGGGGGTGGGCAAAGGAGCCCAGGCCGGGGTGTTAATCAAGAATGCCGAAGCCCTTGAGCGTCTTGAAAAAGTGGACACGCTGGTTGTCGACAAAACAGGCACGCTCACGGAAGGTTCGCCGACGGTGACAGGGATTATCAGTCTCAATCCGGGTGGGGAAACATCTCTTTTGCGTGTAACGGCCGCAGTGGAAAAAGGCTCGCAGCATCCGCTGGGTATGGCAGTAGTTAAAGCAGCACAGGAAAAGGGGATCGCAATACCCGCAGTCACTCATTTCAATGCGCCGTCGGGTAAAGGTGTCTCAGGCGATGTCGAAGGTCAACGGGTTGTTATTGGTAATGAACTGGCTATGCAGGAAAACAGTATCGTTATTGATAATCAAAAGGCCGTTGCGGATACGTTGCGGATGGAAGGCGCTACCGTTATCTATGTGGCCACAGACGGGCACCTTGCAGGCCTGATAGCTATCTCGGATCCCGTGAAAGCAACCACGCCGGATGCGCTTAAAGCTTTGCGTCAGGCGGGGATCCGCATCGTTATGCTCACCGGGGATAACCAGCTTACCGCTGAAGCAGTCGCACGGAAACTGGGAATAGATGAGGTTGAAGCCGGGATTCTGCCGGATGGCAAAAAAGCAGTGATAACCCGACTGAAAGCGTCTGGCCATGTGGTTGCGATGGCCGGAGACGGTGTGAATGATGCCCCGGCGCTGGCAGCGGCTGACGTGGGTATAGCCATGGGAACGGGTACAGATGTGGCAATTGAAAGTGCCGGAGTCACCCTTCTCAAAGGCGACTTGATGATACTGAACAGGGCCCGTCATCTGTCAGAAATCACCATGAAAAATATCCGACAGAATCTGTTTTTTGCATTTATCTACAACGCACTTGGCGTGCCTGTGGCTGCAGGTCTGCTTTATCCTGTGTATGGAATACTGCTGTCGCCAGTTATTGCGGCGGCGGCCATGGCTCTTTCCTCCGTCAGCGTCATTGTGAATGCGTTGCGTCTGAAAAGTGTCAGGCTCGGGAAATAA